A stretch of the Argentina anserina chromosome 6, drPotAnse1.1, whole genome shotgun sequence genome encodes the following:
- the LOC126797799 gene encoding LOW QUALITY PROTEIN: pentatricopeptide repeat-containing protein At5g02830, chloroplastic (The sequence of the model RefSeq protein was modified relative to this genomic sequence to represent the inferred CDS: inserted 2 bases in 1 codon), translating into MRVLVILGYTSSSISTPPNPNPNPNPNGHRSTKPYKPPIPKLSPSSKPSPQISTVHSRPPPLFAGRWDPRNTHLSYFADLASKLARDGKLPDFAMVLESVVVSGVKPSQFAAALKPDMVSRGISGFLKAGKVGELVEVLIKAEELGFRPLELFDGGAMELLRAHCRRLLKLKQVQELVEIMEVLSGLHFPLRELVEPSEVIKVCVDRRSPKLAIRYACIFPQAHMLFCNIMYEFGKRRALAPALTAYEASKAKLSGSNMYIYRTIIDVCGVCKDHMKSRYIYEDLLKQKVIPNIYVFNSLMNVNSHDLSYTFHVYKSMQKLGVAADLACYNILLKACSLAGRVDLAQDIYREVRHLESTGVLKLDVFTYSTVVKVFSDAKMWHLALNVKEDMLSAGVMPNTVTWSSFISACANAGLVDKAIQLFEEMLLVSCEPNSQCFNILLHACVEACQYDRAFRLFHSFKSNKLQETFGKNYKGSAGSSSTGAYLXALSNTIMFNIPLIILPSNFTEGLSFTPTITTYNTLMKACGSDYYHAKALMDEMKTVGLLPNQITWSILADICGSSGNVQGALQILKNMRVAGIQPDVVAYTTAIKICVESENLELALSLFSEMKKYQIHPNLVTYNTLLRARSRYGSVSEVQQCLAIYQDMRKAGYKPNDYYLEQLIEEWCEGVIQDNIPKQGEFSYLEKVDIGRPGSLLLEKVAEHLQQHIADTLAVDLQGLTKVEARIVVLAVLRMIKENYTLGDGVKDDMLIMVGVHDEGDGSTANNLEVKEAITKLLQDELGLKVLSTVPKVALDTTLVSENTIDSDQSLEENPVRNELQSELVYYTRRPVVLERLKVSRKSLQQWLRKRSSSSPLGGD; encoded by the exons ATGAGAGTGTTAGTGATCCTTGGCTACACTTCATCTTCAATCTCTACTCCcccaaacccaaacccaaacccTAATCCCAATGGCCACCGCTCCACCAAACCCTACAAACCCCCAATCCCTAAGCTCTCTCCCTCCTCCAAACCCTCTCCTCAAATCTCCACCGTCCATTCCCGCCCTCCGCCTCTCTTCGCCGGCCGCTGGGACCCCCGCAACACCCACCTCTCCTACTTCGCCGACCTCGCCTCCAAGCTCGCCCGCGACGGCAAACTCCCCGACTTCGCCATGGTCCTCGAGAGCGTCGTCGTCTCCGGCGTCAAGCCCTCGCAATTCGCCGCCGCGCTCAAGCCCGACATGGTCTCCAGGGGCATTTCCGGGTTTCTGAAGGCGGGGAAGGTCGGGGAGCTCGTGGAGGTTTTGATCAAAGCTGAGGAGCTCGGGTTCCGGCCGCTGGAGCTGTTTGATGGCGGCGCTATGGAGTTGCTCCGAGCACATTGTCGCCGCCTCTTGAAATTGAAGCAAGTTCAGGAGCTTGTTGAGATCATGGAGGTTCTTTCTG GTTTGCATTTCCCACTCAGAGAATTGGTGGAGCCATCTGAAGTCATCAAAGTATGTGTGGATAGACGTAGTCCGAAATTGGCCATCAG GTATGCCTGTATATTTCCACAAGCGCATATGTTATTCTGTAACATTATGTATGAGTTTGGAAAGAGGAGGGCGTTAGCGCCTGCTCTGACAGCATATGAAGCATCCAAGGCAAAATTGAGTGGCTCTAATATGTACATCTACCGCACAATTATTGACGTCTGCGGTGTCTGTAAAGACCACATGAAATCTAGGTACATTTACGAG GACTTGCTCAAACAGAAGGTCATTCCAAATATTTATGTTTTCAACAGTCTGATGAATGTAAACTCACATGATCTGAGCTACACATTTCATGTATACAAGAGTATGCAG AAACTTGGCGTCGCAGCAGATTTGGCATGTTACAATATTCTTTTGAAGGCATGCTCTCTTGCTGGAAGAGTTGATCTAGCACAAGATATTTACAGGGAAGTACGACATTTGGAATCCACAGGGGTGTTGAAATTGGATGTCTTCACTTACAGTACAGTTGTAAAG GTCTTTTCAGATGCAAAAATGTGGCATTTGGCTTTGAACGTCAAAGAAGATATGTTATCAGCAGGTGTAATGCCAAATACAGTTACATGGTCATCATTCATTAGTGCCTGTGCAAATGCAGGTCTTGTTGATAAGGCAATCCAATTGTTCGAAGAGATGCTCCTGGTCAGCTGTGAGCCTAATTCACAGTGTTTTAACATTCTTCTACATGCTTGTGTTGAGGCTTGCCAGTATGACAGGGCTTTTCGCCTTTTCCATTCTTTTAAGAGTAATAAACTTCAGGAAACTTTTGGCAAAAACTACAAAGGTAGTGCAGGTAGCAGTTCAACTGGAGCATACTT TGCACTTTCAAATACTATTATGTTTAACATACCTCTAATTATACTTCCATCTAACTTTACTGAAGGGCTTTCTTTTACACCTACAATTACAACATACAATACTTTGATGAAGGCCTGTGGATCTGACTATTACCATGCAAAAGCACTGATGGATGAGATGAAAACAGTAGGTCTTTTACCTAATCAAATAACCTGGTCGATCTTGGCTGATATCTGTGGAAGCTCGGGGAATGTTCAGGGTGCCTTGCAG ATCTTGAAAAATATGCGTGTAGCTGGCATCCAACCTGATGTTGTTGCCTATACAACAGCCATCAAG ATCTGTGTAGAAAGTGAAAATTTGGAGTTAGCATTGTCGCTATtttcagaaatgaagaaatatCAGATCCACCCAAATTTG GTGACTTATAATACACTTTTGAGGGCTCGTAGTAGATATGGTTCTGTAAGTGAAGTACAACAATGCCTGGCCATATATCAGGACATGCGGAAAGCAGG TTACAAGCCCAATGATTATTACCTCGAGCAACTAATTGAGGAGTGGTGTGAAGGAGTTATACAAGACAACATCCCGAAACAAGGCGAGTTCAGTTACTTGGAAAAAGTTGACATAGGAAGACCTGGAAGTCTGCTTCTAGAAAAAGTTGCAGAACACTTGCAACAACATATTGCTGACACTTTAGCAGTTGACCTTCAAGGACTTACAAAG GTTGAAGCTCGGATCGTAGTTCTTGCAGTTCTGCGAATGATCAAAGAGAACTATACCTTAG GAGATGGTGTAAAAGATGACATGTTGATCATGGTGGGAgtccatgatgagggtgatggaTCAACAGCTAACAATTTAGAGGTCAAAGAAGCAATAACCAAGCTTCTACAGGATGAATTGGGGCTCAAGGTTCTTTCAACAGTACCTAAAGTTGCACTTGATACCACATTAGTATCCGAAAATACAATAGATTCAGATCAAAGTTTGGAAGAAAATCCAGTAAGGAATGAATTGCAGTCGGAGTTAGTTTATTACACTAGAAGACCCGTGGTTTTGGAAAGGCTGAAGGTATCCAGGAAATCATTGCAACAATGGCTTCGAAAAAGAAGTTCCTCT
- the LOC126799111 gene encoding LOW QUALITY PROTEIN: zinc finger CCCH domain-containing protein 21-like (The sequence of the model RefSeq protein was modified relative to this genomic sequence to represent the inferred CDS: substituted 1 base at 1 genomic stop codon) codes for MPPKQQSKADLAKKQKIVEDKTFGLKNKNKSKNVQKYVQTLKQSVQPKPDPSKSAAKKKKEDEKAKDKELNELFKVAISQPKVPVGVDPKSILCEFYKAGQCAKGFKCKFSHDLNVQRKAEKIDIYTDKRQNETMEEWDQETLEKVVESKRKKEYNMNKPTDIVCKYFLEAVEKKQYGXFWVCSNGGKDCHYRHALPPGYILKSQMKALLEEETEKIPIEEEIEDQHAKLKTSTPMTPELFMQWKKKKIAERDVNLASKMAERAKNDRMRLAENYLSDSTLFVDDAEASEKYQRHQESEVAETKVSVIANGGASNSSATADGDAKDTNVADDVDDDDDDLDINELNELEARLTKTTIQEPGISA; via the exons ATGCCGCCGAAGCAGCAATCGAAGGCCGATTTGGCGAAGAAGCAGAAGATCGTAGAGGACAAGACCTTCGGgctcaagaacaagaataagaGCAAGAATGTCCAGAAGTACGTCCAGACTCTCAAGCAGTCCGTCCAGCCCAAGCCTGATCCTTCCAAATCCGCCGCCAAG aaaaagaaGGAGGATGAGAAGGCCAAGGACAAGGAACTGAATGAGTTATTTAAGGTTGCGATCAGTCAACCAAAAGTACCCGTTG GTGTTGATCCCAAGTCTATATTATGCGAGTTTTATAAAGCGGGGCAGTGTGCTAAAGGTTTCAAATGCAAGTTCTCACATGATTTGAATGTTCAGAGGAAAGCAGAGAAGATTGATATTTACACTGATAAGCGTCAAAATG AAACAATGGAGGAATGGGATCAGGAAACTTTGGAGAAGGTGGTGGAgtcaaagagaaaaaaagagtACAATATGAACAAACCAACTGATATT GTTTGTAAATACTTTCTGGAAGCAGTGGAGAAAAAACAATATGGTTGATTTTGGGTCTGCTCCAATGGTGGCAAAGATTGCCATTACAGGCATGCTCTTCCTCCAGGATATATTTTGAAGTCTCAAATGAAAGCTTTATTGGAGGAagaaactgaaaagatacccatTGAGGAGGAGATTGAAGATCAG CATGCTAAGTTGAAAACTTCAACTCCTATGACTCCTGAGTTGTTTATGcaatggaagaagaaaaagatagcAGAAAGAGATGTCAACTTGGCCTCAAAAATGGCAGAGCGGGCTAAAAATGATCGTATGAGGT TGGCCGAGAACTATCTGTCAGATTCAACCTTATTTGTGGATGATGCTGAGGCATCTGAGAAGTATCAAAGACATCAAGAATCTGAAGTTGCTGAAACGAAG GTTAGTGTTATTGCTAATGGAGGTGCGTCAAATAGCTCGGCAACAGCTGATGGTGATGCTAAAGATACCAACGTTGCTGAcgatgttgatgatgatgatgatgatttggACATAAATGAGTTAAATGAGTTGGAAGCACGCTTAACAAAGACAACGATACAAGAGCCAGGCATTAGTGCTTAA
- the LOC126800209 gene encoding uncharacterized protein LOC126800209 translates to MDIQARIGSCAASPHFLWITPKSKPSSSYSRSSPLRPFCNKRGSQEPQQNGDSGNGDKSSTDWDKAWSNMKKQKKNKKGFFSQFSPNKYVTWDPRPSDYPLSEEVDPIKRTERSNLMLWTSPRFTLAGAIVIVTFLLVYTIIVPYQGN, encoded by the exons ATGGATATTCAAGCTCGAATAGGAAGCTGCGCAGCCTCTCCTCATTTTCTCTGGATCACTCCAAAAAGcaaaccttcttcttcttattctcgTTCTTCGCCGTTGAGACCTTTCTGCAACAAAAGAGGCTCCCAAGAACCCCAGCAAAACGGTGACAGTGGCAATG GTGATAAGTCCTCAACAGATTGGGACAAGGCCTGGTCAAACATGAAGaagcaaaagaagaacaagaaaggCTTCTTCTCACAATTCTCTCCCAACAAGTATGTGACCTGGGATCCTAGGCCTTCTGATTATCCACTATCTGAGGAAGTCGATCCCATCAAGAGGACAGAGAGGTCCAACCTTATGTTATGGACTAGCCCAAGATTTACTTTAGCAGGAGCAATTGTAATTGTCACCTTCCTCTTGGTTTACACCATTATTGTACCATATCAAGGTAACTAA
- the LOC126798412 gene encoding protein REVEILLE 8 yields MINSNQQSMSSDWSGKKVRKPYTITKSRESWTEEEHDKFLEALQLFDRDWKKIEDFVGSKTVIQIRSHAQKYFLKVQKKGTTAHVPPPRPKRKASHPYPQKASKNVLIPLQAALAYPSSMNAIASGYCPWDEASIFLNAGSDQIVLSRGEFMNRQGTEADIGSKGVARISNCDPSGIASSSRTLPSSEITKQGSQAPVSHGIPDFSEVYSFIGGVFDPEAQGHAQKLKEMDPINFETVLLLMRNLSVNLSSPDFEPIRKVLVSHDADMKTSAAGIIPSYRTNDLSC; encoded by the exons ATGATCAATTCCAATCAGCAATCCATGTCCTCCGACTGGTCGGGTAAGAAGGTCCGGAAGCCCTACACCATCACCAAGTCCAGAGAGAGTTGGACAGAGGAAGAGCATGACAAGTTCCTCGAGGCTCTTCAGCT GTTTGATCGTGACTGGAAGAAAATTGAAGATTTTGTGGGTTCTAAAACGGTTATTCAG ATTCGAAGTCATGCACAGAAGTACTTCTTGAAAGTTCAAAAGAAAGGGACAACAGCACATGTGCCTCCTCCTCGGCCGAAGCGCAAGGCTTCTCATCCTTACCCGCAGAAGGCCTCCAAAAATG TTTTGATTCCCTTGCAAGCGGCACTTGCTTATCCTTCTTCCATGAATGCCATTGCATCTGGCTATTGTCCTTGGGATGAAGCTTCGATTTTCTTAAATGCCGGATCAGATCAAATTGTGTTGTCACGTGGAGAATTTATGAATCGCCAAGGAACGGAAG CTGATATTGGATCAAAGGGGGTGGCAAGAATTAGTAATTGTGATCCTAGTGGTATCGCGAGCTCAAGTAGAACCCTACCTAGTTCTGAGATAACAAAGCAAGggtcacaagctcctgtgagccatg GTATTCCTGATTTTTCCGAAGTTTATAGCTTCATTGGAGGTGTCTTTGATCCAGAAGCCCAAGGCCATGCTCAGAAACTCAAGGAAATGGATCCCATTAATTTTGAAACT GTTTTGCTGTTGATGAGAAACCTCAGTGTCAACTTGTCCAGCCCAGATTTTGAACCGATT AGGAAGGTCCTGGTATCACATGATGCCGATATGAAAACATCAGCTGCAGGAATTATTCCCAGTTACCGAACTAACGATCTTTCATGTTGA